The following coding sequences lie in one Timaviella obliquedivisa GSE-PSE-MK23-08B genomic window:
- a CDS encoding aminotransferase class I/II-fold pyridoxal phosphate-dependent enzyme has translation MTLISQTTAPLLEALQVAVDHPHAAFHTPGHKHGKGAPEKLKVLLGAAVFKADLPELPELDNLFAPEGAILQAQVLAAAAFGAEQTWFLANGTTCGIEAAVLATCNPGEKLILPRNAHQAVIAALILSGAVPIFVEPAYDSNWGIAHSLTAAAVATTLEQHPDAKAVMIVYPTYYGACGEIEAIAQITHHYHIPLLVDEAHGAHFVFHTHFPISALAAGADIAVQSTHKVLAALTQASMLHVQGCRIDRQRLSRALQLVQSTSPSYLLLASLDAARQQMATQGQALMSRTLELADRARTQISQIPRLSVLQPAGSTAGCGAFDPTRLTVDVTQMGLTGFEADEILHQALGVTAELPGLQHLMFIVTLGNTEQDIDRLINGFKKLADRASTEGAIGRIEIRPFPPIASTKSPLTPRSAFFAKAETLLIEQTPNRISAELVCPYPPGIPVLFPGEVVTEGAIAYLQQVMAAGGTVTGCADRHLHTLNVVAA, from the coding sequence ATGACTCTAATCTCACAGACGACTGCACCATTGTTAGAAGCCCTTCAGGTAGCAGTAGACCACCCTCATGCTGCCTTTCATACGCCGGGGCATAAGCATGGGAAAGGTGCGCCAGAAAAATTAAAAGTGCTGCTGGGGGCAGCGGTCTTTAAGGCAGACTTGCCCGAATTACCAGAGCTTGATAATTTATTTGCGCCAGAGGGGGCAATTCTTCAGGCACAAGTATTGGCTGCGGCAGCCTTTGGGGCTGAACAAACTTGGTTCTTGGCAAATGGAACAACCTGTGGCATTGAGGCAGCGGTGTTAGCAACCTGCAACCCGGGCGAAAAGCTAATATTGCCTCGAAATGCTCATCAAGCCGTGATCGCCGCGCTAATCCTGTCGGGCGCGGTGCCGATTTTTGTTGAGCCTGCCTATGATTCAAACTGGGGGATCGCCCATAGCCTAACGGCGGCGGCAGTGGCGACTACCCTAGAGCAGCACCCCGATGCCAAAGCCGTGATGATAGTTTACCCAACTTACTATGGTGCTTGTGGAGAAATTGAGGCGATCGCTCAAATTACCCACCATTACCACATTCCTCTGCTGGTCGATGAAGCTCACGGCGCTCATTTTGTCTTTCATACCCACTTCCCAATTTCTGCCCTGGCTGCGGGAGCCGATATTGCTGTGCAATCGACGCACAAAGTTTTGGCAGCGCTTACCCAAGCTTCTATGCTGCATGTTCAAGGCTGCCGCATCGATCGGCAGCGCCTCAGCAGAGCGTTACAGCTAGTTCAGTCTACTAGCCCCAGCTATTTATTATTGGCATCTTTAGATGCAGCTCGACAGCAGATGGCAACCCAGGGACAAGCCTTGATGAGCCGAACTCTGGAACTGGCTGATAGGGCGAGAACTCAGATTAGCCAAATTCCTAGACTTTCAGTGTTACAACCTGCCGGTTCAACTGCAGGATGCGGTGCATTTGACCCAACGCGATTGACGGTTGATGTCACTCAGATGGGACTAACAGGATTTGAAGCAGATGAAATTTTGCATCAAGCTTTGGGTGTGACAGCAGAGCTACCAGGGCTTCAGCACCTTATGTTCATTGTGACTTTGGGAAATACTGAACAGGATATCGATCGCTTGATCAACGGATTCAAAAAATTAGCAGACCGGGCTTCAACAGAGGGAGCGATCGGTCGGATAGAGATTAGACCCTTCCCTCCGATCGCTTCAACAAAGTCTCCTTTAACGCCCCGCTCTGCCTTTTTTGCAAAAGCTGAAACTTTGCTGATTGAGCAAACGCCTAACCGCATTAGCGCCGAACTCGTGTGTCCCTATCCACCCGGAATTCCTGTTCTGTTTCCGGGAGAAGTGGTGACAGAAGGGGCGATCGCTTATTTACAGCAAGTGATGGCAGCAGGGGGCACTGTCACAGGGTGCGCCGATCGCCATCTGCACACCCTCAACGTTGTAGCGGCTTAA